A region of the Sphingomonas sp. S2-65 genome:
CGCTGGGAGTGTCCCTTCTACCTCACACGGTGCGAGCGCCACGCCGCAGGGCAGTTTCGTTCTACGTGACAATTGCGGCCTGACCGACACGGGGAAAGAAGATGCTGAACCGAACCTCGCCTCTGCGGGTTGAAATAAACCCGTGGACCTTAGACCACACATTGACGGAGGTGATGCAGCTCCGTGGTGCTTACGTCGCCGCAATGGGAACGGTGGAGACGATCTTAACCGAGCTGGCGATACGCGCCTCAAAGCACGAGACCTACGTCGGGCTACGCGATCGCTTTCCGTCTCGACGTACCCATCGGCTCAAGTATCTCGAAAACCTATGTGACGCATCCGGCCCGCTGACTGAGCACCGAATGCTCATACTCGGCATTATCCGGCGGTTCAGCGATGGTCTGGCTCTCCGTGACATTCTTGCCCACGGTCGAATGCAGGTGCTTACCGGACCAGGGGACGATGCGAGTATCCAATTGGAAGATTACAGCGTGGCAGGCGAGTTCATCCAGTTCCGCCGAGACCAGTACACGCTAAAGACACTCCGTGCTCGGGTGTACAGCACTACGCGGCTGAGCCGCTGTGTCGACTCGCTATACGCGCGGTTGGGCGAACTGTTGCCGCCCGTTCACGGAGAGTACCAGGGGACCACATCCATACCCTGATGAAGGGCACAGCCCGACTGTCAATTTATCTGTCAACAATCCAGCCCATGCGAATAGCTAAGGCTATGTTTTTGCTGGGCTTTCTCATGTTGGTCGGGGAGGCAGGATTCGAAAGAGCAGTAGGGGTCAAGCTGCGGGATGTGGGACGTCGATACGGGGATATTCAATCAATGCGATAATCTCGGCGCGTCTTACCATTGCGATGCCGTCGGGATTGTAGACCTTGTAGGTGAAGCCGCGTTCGTGGCCAAATATCTGTGCCCAATCGTTTTCCGGTACTCCGGCACGCTCCATAATTCGGGTAACATTCTTGCGAAACGAGTGGAACGTCTTCGTATCGTCGTCGAACCCTTTCATCATCTTGAACCGGGAAAACTCTCGGCTTGCGTCGGCGCCCGGCTTCTTGCCAGGGCCTTCAGGGTTGAAAGTGGGCCACAGCCGGTCACCCTGAGCGCCACGATCTCGCGATAACAACCAGCGCAGTTCGGAGTGCACCGGGATCTTGCGGTTACCGGCCGGTGTCTTCGAGTCTTCGACTTGGAAGTAGTGGACAACCTGCCCACCTTCGTTGCTCTCGCGGACCTGGCCCCAGGTCAACGAAGCAGCTTCGTCCATTCGCATGCCGGTGAACATGCCCACCAAGATGACCTCCAGAAGGTCTTGGCGTTTGGGACGTGGATCAAGCAGGCGTCGAAGTTCGTCATCCTCCCAAGCCACGTATGGCTTCACGTTAACGCCTGCGCGGAGCTTCTTGTGGAAGCCTTCGAAGGGATTTTCACCCTCGCAGTGCCCGCGCTTCTTGGACCAGAGCCAGAGCTCTTGAAGCACTTGGAGGTGGCGGTTCATGGTACCATCCGAGAGACCTCTGTCGCGGTTACCGTAGCGCTCGATCAACTTTGACCACGGCAGTTTCCGACCATCTGGCGACCGAGCCCAGTTCGGATCGAGCAATCGCACTGTGTCAAAGAAGGTGGCGGCGTCCTCGTGACGAACCAGTCGAATGGACTGGTCGTCGAAGAAGCCGCTGAACAGCCCAAAAGTGGCGCGCTTCTGCTGCTCGGTATTCGTGACCTTCCCACTGCTGCGGCCCGCCAGCCATTGCTTCATGAACTGGTCGACGAGCTCCGAGAAGGGCACGTCTCTGCGGCGGGCCGTGGGCACTCCATTGGCGAGAGCATGTCGAACGACTTCGGTGGTGGGCCGAGGATCAATCTCGCCTTCGTCGGCCCGGATACTGACGTCTCTTGCATCAAGCACAGCCGTGGCTGCATCGCGGGCGAGTTGACGGAACCAAAACGCGCTCCGATCGACCTCTTGGCCTCGGTTCGACAGCATGCGCTCGATTGGACCTTCAAACCGGTCGAGCTGACCGGCACGCACCTCCCGGTTCATTTCACGAAGTTCGGTCCGGCGTTTTGCGAGGCTTTCAAAGTGAGCGGCGCGATCCGCCTTAAAGGCTGCATTATCGCGTACCTCAAGCTCGCGTGAGACCTGTTCGTAGACTGCGCGGATGATTGCCTGCTTCAAATGTTCTGAAGGCTCGCTGGCAATCGACGAGCTAGTAGAGATCTCCAGAGGATGCACCGCTTCCCCTCGCCGCAGAGATGCCCATTGCTCTTCAAGTGAGTCGAGGAGCGCGATCGCCTTGGTGGTGGCAGCGCGATCATCAGTTGTCCCAAGCGACTTAGTGACAACGTCGCGCCCGAACGCCGCTTGAACATCGCTAGGTACATGCTTCCGAAACTGCCACATCGCAGAGTTCGGTCGCTTGAACATATAGCTTGTGAGTACGGTTGCTGTAGCAGTCATAGCAGCAGTCGATTGTAGCACCGA
Encoded here:
- a CDS encoding DUF6538 domain-containing protein, producing the protein MTATATVLTSYMFKRPNSAMWQFRKHVPSDVQAAFGRDVVTKSLGTTDDRAATTKAIALLDSLEEQWASLRRGEAVHPLEISTSSSIASEPSEHLKQAIIRAVYEQVSRELEVRDNAAFKADRAAHFESLAKRRTELREMNREVRAGQLDRFEGPIERMLSNRGQEVDRSAFWFRQLARDAATAVLDARDVSIRADEGEIDPRPTTEVVRHALANGVPTARRRDVPFSELVDQFMKQWLAGRSSGKVTNTEQQKRATFGLFSGFFDDQSIRLVRHEDAATFFDTVRLLDPNWARSPDGRKLPWSKLIERYGNRDRGLSDGTMNRHLQVLQELWLWSKKRGHCEGENPFEGFHKKLRAGVNVKPYVAWEDDELRRLLDPRPKRQDLLEVILVGMFTGMRMDEAASLTWGQVRESNEGGQVVHYFQVEDSKTPAGNRKIPVHSELRWLLSRDRGAQGDRLWPTFNPEGPGKKPGADASREFSRFKMMKGFDDDTKTFHSFRKNVTRIMERAGVPENDWAQIFGHERGFTYKVYNPDGIAMVRRAEIIALIEYPRIDVPHPAA